The Populus alba chromosome 6, ASM523922v2, whole genome shotgun sequence genome contains a region encoding:
- the LOC118043808 gene encoding nuclear transcription factor Y subunit A-10 isoform X1, with amino-acid sequence MAMKTFYLKEHEGSVHNPNVQLSTVPWWNAFGSQAVNGESCGLLNALPMEQPAGGGENATKLARMGTEQGLDKGNITQFTIFPGDCKPSGGGQKSVQGAISLQTALPEYYAHFDLGFGQPVICAKYPVVDQCYGLFSTFGPQISGRIMLPMSTTTDDVPIYVNAKQYHGIMRRRKSRAKAALKNKLPRNRKPYMHRSRHLHAMRRPRGCGGRFLNTKELNDEKGITEAKKAGDFQLSQPTGSQSSEVLESVGATLNSSMEANCGGSNLCGSEVTSLYSRGGVDRFPFNHHGPTVHGFSGMEGGHGIGMPSKWIAAADNCSNLK; translated from the exons ATGGCTATGAAAACTTTTTATCTCAAAGAACATGAAGGAAGTGTCCATAATCCAAATGTGCAGTTGTCAACAGTGCCATGGTGGAATGCATTTGGGTCTCAGGCTGTTAATGGTGAATCTTGTGGCCTATTGAATGCTTTACCCATGGAACAGCCTGCCGGTGGAGGTGAAAATGCTACTAAGCTCGCCAGAATGGGTACTGAGCAAGGGTTGGATAAAGGGAATATCACTCAATTCACTATATTTCCCG GTGACTGCAAACCTTCAGGTGGTGGACAGAAATCTGTTCAGGGAGCCATTTCACTCCAAACAGCTCTGCCGGAGTATTATGCTCATTTTGACCTGGGATTTGGTCAGCCTGTG ATCTGCGCAAAGTATCCTGTAGTGGACCAGTGTTATGGATTGTTCTCAACTTTTGGACCTCAAATTTCG GGGCGGATTATGCTCCCAATGAGCACGACCACAGATGATGTACCCATATATGTAAATGCGAAGCAGTACCATGGAATCATGAGACGTAGGAAGTCCCGTGCAAAAGCTGCACTGAAGAATAAATTGCCCAGAAATCGTAAG CCTTATATGCACCGTTCACGCCATCTCCACGCAATGCGCCGGCCAAGGGGATGCGGTGGCCGTTTCCTGAACACAAAagagttgaatgatgaaaaagGCATAACAGAGGCTAAGAAAGCTGGTGATTTTCAACTTTCGCAGCCAACTGGCTCTCAGAGTTCTGAAGTCCTGGAATCAGTTGGTGCAACTTTGAACTCCTCAATGGAAGCAAATTGTGGTGGATCAAATCTCTGTGGATCAGAAGTGACTAGTTTGTACAGCAGGGGAGGTGTCGATCGCTTCCCTTTCAATCATCATGGGCCAACTGTCCATGGTTTCTCAGGGATGGAGGGAGGGCATGGCATTGGCATGCCCAGTAAGTGGATTGCAGCAGCTGACAACTGCAGCAACCTCAAATAG
- the LOC118043808 gene encoding nuclear transcription factor Y subunit A-10 isoform X2 — protein sequence MAMKTFYLKEHEGSVHNPNVQLSTVPWWNAFGSQAVNGESCGLLNALPMEQPAGGGENATKLARMGTEQGLDKGNITQFTIFPGDCKPSGGGQKSVQGAISLQTALPEYYAHFDLGFGQPVGRIMLPMSTTTDDVPIYVNAKQYHGIMRRRKSRAKAALKNKLPRNRKPYMHRSRHLHAMRRPRGCGGRFLNTKELNDEKGITEAKKAGDFQLSQPTGSQSSEVLESVGATLNSSMEANCGGSNLCGSEVTSLYSRGGVDRFPFNHHGPTVHGFSGMEGGHGIGMPSKWIAAADNCSNLK from the exons ATGGCTATGAAAACTTTTTATCTCAAAGAACATGAAGGAAGTGTCCATAATCCAAATGTGCAGTTGTCAACAGTGCCATGGTGGAATGCATTTGGGTCTCAGGCTGTTAATGGTGAATCTTGTGGCCTATTGAATGCTTTACCCATGGAACAGCCTGCCGGTGGAGGTGAAAATGCTACTAAGCTCGCCAGAATGGGTACTGAGCAAGGGTTGGATAAAGGGAATATCACTCAATTCACTATATTTCCCG GTGACTGCAAACCTTCAGGTGGTGGACAGAAATCTGTTCAGGGAGCCATTTCACTCCAAACAGCTCTGCCGGAGTATTATGCTCATTTTGACCTGGGATTTGGTCAGCCTGTG GGGCGGATTATGCTCCCAATGAGCACGACCACAGATGATGTACCCATATATGTAAATGCGAAGCAGTACCATGGAATCATGAGACGTAGGAAGTCCCGTGCAAAAGCTGCACTGAAGAATAAATTGCCCAGAAATCGTAAG CCTTATATGCACCGTTCACGCCATCTCCACGCAATGCGCCGGCCAAGGGGATGCGGTGGCCGTTTCCTGAACACAAAagagttgaatgatgaaaaagGCATAACAGAGGCTAAGAAAGCTGGTGATTTTCAACTTTCGCAGCCAACTGGCTCTCAGAGTTCTGAAGTCCTGGAATCAGTTGGTGCAACTTTGAACTCCTCAATGGAAGCAAATTGTGGTGGATCAAATCTCTGTGGATCAGAAGTGACTAGTTTGTACAGCAGGGGAGGTGTCGATCGCTTCCCTTTCAATCATCATGGGCCAACTGTCCATGGTTTCTCAGGGATGGAGGGAGGGCATGGCATTGGCATGCCCAGTAAGTGGATTGCAGCAGCTGACAACTGCAGCAACCTCAAATAG
- the LOC118043807 gene encoding 33 kDa ribonucleoprotein, chloroplastic, with translation MSALSMAASTITSSPLHTKLSNLSFTHSPLPLPSHFSSKPLLKPLKPLQLNNQDSNSLSLLSLPHFRGIFAASSDSFEAGTEENTTALDDPQSETDEFDQEVVEEGDAEAIKATEEGKLYVGNLPYSMTSSELAEVFEEAGRVFSAEVIYDRVTDRSRGFGFVTMGSVEEAKKAIRMFNGAQFGGRSVRVNFPEVPRGGEREVMGPRIQSGYKGFIDSEHKIYAGNLGWRLTSEGLRDAFANQPGVLSAKVIYERDSRRSRGFGFVSFESAENAEAALEAMNGEEVEGRPLRLNLAGERSPPPSAKENNTENNLESGELLSSFGT, from the exons ATGTCAGCTCTCTCCATGGCAGCTTCAACTATAACTTCCTCTCCACTACACACAAAGCTTTCAAACCTCTCCTTCACTCACTCTCCACTTCCACTCCCTTCCCACTTCTCATCAAAACCCTTACTTAAACCTCTAAAACCCCTCCAACTCAACAACCAAGACTCCAATTCCCTTTCTCTCCTCTCCCTCCCTCATTTCCGTGGCATTTTTGCTGCCTCTTCTGACAGTTTTGAAGCTGGAACAGAAGAAAACACCACAGCTCTAGATGACCCACAAAGTGAAACGGACGAATTTGACCAAGAAGTTGTAGAAGAAGGAGATGCGGAGGCCATAAAAGCAACTGAAGAAGGCAAGCTTTATGTGGGAAATCTACCATATTCAATGACTTCTTCGGAATTGGCTGAGGTTTTTGAGGAAGCTGGTCGTGTTTTCAGTGCTGAG GTTATTTATGATCGAGTTACGGATAGGAGCAGGGGCTTTGGGTTTGTTACCATGGGAAGTGTTGAAGAAGCTAAAAAAGCGATTCGGATGTTCAATGGAGCA CAATTTGGAGGTCGATCTGTGAGGGTGAACTTCCCAGAAGTGCCAAGGGGAGGTGAGAGGGAAGTAATGGGACCAAGGATACAGAGTGGCTACAAGGGGTTTATAGACAGTGAACACAAGATATATGCAGGAAACCTTGGTTGGCGCCTAACGTCTGAGGGTCTTAGAGACGCATTTGCTAACCAGCCAGGGGTATTAAGTGCCAAAGTCATCTACGAGAGGGACTCAAGAAGATCACGAGGTTTTGGCTTTGTCTCTTTTGAATCTGCTGAGAATGCAGAAGCTGCTTTAGAAGCCATGAATGGAGAG GAGGTGGAAGGGCGGCCTTTGCGATTGAATTTGGCCGGAGAAAGATCACCTCCTCCTTCAGCCAAGGAAAATAACACAGAAAACAATCTTGAGAGCGGTGAATTGCTGTCCAGCTTTGGAACCTGA
- the LOC118043805 gene encoding transcription factor bHLH91, giving the protein MYEETACFETNSSIVEGGNDDGFCQVSPFMTGSSTTSSFEESLKLSMEELSNHYHQEESAAAASMEEIQLQHHMAFNNNCHHLMEQYPTNHHQVLSYDHPSNWDPNTIQFQEMHQVLDQNGNFNAAANTPSSLLPDLLNLFNLPRCTSTSTLLPNSSISFTNPAHKTPSGFMGVDSTSVLFDSNPLAPQFRELVHSLPPHGLPAPLFGGGQRGDHVDGLSGGGLSYQDGGHGDGVFEFTAEMACIGKGIRKSGKVTKHFATERQRREHLNGKYTALRNLVPNPSKNDRASVVGDAINYIKELLRTVEELKLLAEKKRNGRESKRRKTEEDGGVDVLENSNTKVEQDQSTYNNGSLRSSWLQRKSKHTEVDVRLIADEVTIKLVQRKKVNCLLSVSKVLDELQLDLHHAAGGLIGDYYSFLFNTKINEGSCVYASGIANKLLEVVDRQYASSTSVPAGSC; this is encoded by the exons ATGTATGAAGAGACAGCCTGCTTTGAAACCAACAGCTCCATAGTAGAAGGTGGGAATGATGATGGGTTTTGTCAAGTTTCACCATTCATGACAGGTAGCAGTACCACAAGCAGCTTTGAAGAAAGTCTCAAGCTCTCCATGGAAGAGCTCTCTAATCATTACCACCAAGAAGaatctgctgctgctgcctcTATGGAAGAAATTCAACTTCAACATCACATGGCTTTTAACAACAACTGCCACCATTTAATGGAACAGTACCCTACAAATCATCATCAAGTCCTGTCATATGACCACCCCTCAAATTGGGATCCCAATACCATTCAATTCCAAGAGATGCACCAAGTACTTGATCAAAATGGCAACTTTAATGCTGCTGCTAATACACCATCCTCCTTGCTACCCGACCTTCTCAATCTTTTCAACCTTCCCAGATGCACATCAACATCCACTTTGCTTCCGAATTCATCAATTTCCTTTACAAACCCTGCCCATAAGACTCCCTCGGGCTTTATGGGGGTGGACAGTACATCTGTGCTTTTCGACTCAAACCCACTTGCTCCACAGTTCAGGGAATTGGTTCATTCCTTACCACCACATGGCTTGCCTGCACCCTTGTTTGGCGGTGGCCAAAGGGGTGATCACGTGGATGGACTAAGTGGAGGAGGTCTAAGTTACCAAGATGGGGGTCATGGAGATGGGGTTTTTGAGTTTACTGCAGAAATGGCTTGTATTGGCAAGGGAATCAGGAAATCTGGCAAAGTTACTAAGCATTTTGCAACAGAACGCCAAAGGAGAGAGCACTTGAATGGAAAGTATACTGCCTTGAGGAACTTGGTTCCAAATCCTTCCAAG AATGATAGGGCATCTGTGGTTGGAGATGCAATTAACTATATCAAAGAACTTCTTCGGACGGTTGAGGAGCTGAAATTACTAgcggagaagaagagaaacggCAGAGAGAGCAAAAGGCGCAAGACTGAAGAAGATGGGGGGGTAGACGTTCTTGAGAATTCCAACACGAAGGTTGAACAAGATCAGTCAACATACAATAATGGTTCCTTAAGGAGTTCTTGGCTTCAGAGGAAATCCAAGCATACCGAGGTAGATGTTCGCCTAATCGCAGATGAAGTTACAATCAAACTTGTTCAGAGAAAGAAGGTTAATTGCTTGTTATCTGTTTCCAAAGTCCTTGATGAGCTTCAGCTTGATCTCCACCATGCTGCTGGTGGCCTTATTGGGGATTACTACAGCTTTCTGTTCAACACTAAG ATAAACGAAGGATCATGTGTCTATGCTAGTGGAATAGCCAACAAACTGCTTGAGGTTGTGGACAGACAGTATGCATCCAGTACCAGTGTACCAGCAGGCAGTTGTTAG